A stretch of the Amycolatopsis sp. BJA-103 genome encodes the following:
- a CDS encoding MarR family transcriptional regulator: protein MGTLLRHVLELTEADVSAFFEDIGLGDYRPRFTPIVRAIVARGPMPIRDLAAEVGVTHSAASQTVAQMARQDLVSLKPGRDARQRIVSLTEKTRRLMPTLEAEWAATQAAAEQLETELPYPLREVLVAAVEALERKSLRDRIAETDAALRIGRRPDQD from the coding sequence ATGGGTACCTTGCTTCGCCACGTCCTCGAATTGACCGAGGCGGACGTCTCCGCGTTCTTCGAGGACATCGGGCTGGGCGACTACCGTCCGCGGTTCACCCCGATCGTCCGCGCGATCGTCGCGCGCGGGCCGATGCCCATCCGCGATCTCGCCGCGGAAGTCGGTGTCACGCATTCCGCCGCGAGCCAGACCGTCGCGCAGATGGCGCGCCAGGACCTCGTCTCGCTGAAACCGGGGAGGGACGCCCGGCAGAGAATCGTTTCCCTGACCGAGAAGACGCGACGGCTGATGCCGACGCTCGAAGCCGAATGGGCGGCGACCCAGGCCGCGGCCGAACAGCTGGAAACCGAACTGCCGTACCCGCTGAGGGAGGTCCTGGTCGCCGCCGTCGAGGCCCTGGAGCGGAAATCGCTCCGCGACCGCATCGCCGAAACGGACGCCGCGCTCAGGATCGGGCGTCGGCCCGATCAAGACTGA
- a CDS encoding ATP-binding protein: MTMSKTRSEGSLPVVSLPLPVDVTAPAVARQAVRATLASLGLDGPAVDDVLLATSELVTNAFEHGEKPDRLEVEYAEGRLTLRVFDSGSDWPKLKEPSPMAARSRGLQLVHTLSDDWGHEPCDGGKYVWAVFSLDRADARS; this comes from the coding sequence ATGACGATGTCCAAGACGCGATCGGAGGGCTCGTTACCGGTGGTCTCCCTGCCCCTACCGGTCGATGTGACGGCCCCGGCCGTCGCGCGACAGGCGGTGCGGGCGACTCTGGCGAGCCTCGGCCTCGACGGCCCGGCCGTCGACGACGTCCTGCTCGCGACCTCCGAACTGGTCACCAACGCTTTCGAACACGGTGAGAAGCCGGACAGGCTCGAGGTCGAGTACGCCGAGGGCAGGCTCACCCTGCGGGTCTTCGACTCCGGCTCGGACTGGCCGAAGCTGAAGGAACCGTCGCCGATGGCGGCGCGCAGCCGCGGTCTGCAGCTGGTGCACACGTTGTCCGACGACTGGGGACACGAGCCGTGCGACGGCGGGAAGTACGTCTGGGCCGTGTTCAGTCTTGATCGGGCCGACGCCCGATCCTGA
- a CDS encoding SigB/SigF/SigG family RNA polymerase sigma factor, with product MTEPVEQDGADVPALFERMCALPQETPERERLRDELVRAHLELARNLARKFRNRDESMEDLVQIATIGLIHAVDRFDPTQGSDFLAFAVPTISGELRHHFRDNSWSVRVPRRLKELNANISAVREELTVRLSRAPKPSEIAAHLGVPIDEVYEGLRAGQGRYGASLDNLLENSAHTRFGEADANLSQAELREALRPMLERLPDRERKIVALRFGSGMSQSDIARRVGVSQMQVSRLLSSTLKKLREGLTETELTDGV from the coding sequence GTGACCGAACCCGTCGAGCAAGACGGCGCGGACGTCCCGGCCCTGTTCGAGCGCATGTGCGCGCTGCCACAGGAAACCCCCGAACGTGAACGGCTTCGGGACGAACTGGTGCGCGCGCATCTGGAACTCGCGCGCAACCTGGCGCGCAAGTTCCGTAACCGGGACGAGTCGATGGAGGACCTGGTCCAGATCGCGACGATCGGGCTGATCCACGCCGTCGACCGCTTCGATCCCACTCAAGGCAGTGACTTCCTGGCCTTCGCGGTCCCGACCATCTCCGGCGAACTGCGGCACCACTTCCGCGACAACAGCTGGTCGGTCCGGGTCCCGCGGCGGCTCAAGGAGCTGAACGCGAACATCTCGGCCGTGCGCGAAGAGCTGACCGTCCGGCTCTCCCGCGCGCCGAAGCCCAGTGAGATCGCCGCCCATCTCGGCGTTCCCATCGACGAGGTCTACGAGGGTCTTCGCGCCGGCCAGGGCCGGTACGGGGCCTCGCTGGACAACCTCCTGGAGAACTCGGCGCACACCCGCTTCGGCGAGGCGGACGCCAACCTGAGCCAGGCGGAGCTCCGCGAGGCGCTGCGGCCGATGCTGGAACGGCTGCCCGATCGTGAGCGCAAGATCGTCGCGCTGCGGTTCGGTTCCGGGATGAGTCAGTCGGATATCGCCCGCCGTGTCGGGGTTTCCCAGATGCAGGTGTCACGGTTGCTGTCCTCCACGCTCAAGAAACTGCGTGAAGGATTGACCGAGACAGAACTCACCGACGGAGTCTGA
- a CDS encoding anti-sigma factor: MVDNTPPNGEGAQLIEVRTAAVPHVVPTLRTIVADIAMRQDFDLDAVEDLRMAVDEACSMLLPAASDGHLTCVFSWKNGRIEVTVSVLSDSPEHDDETGLSWQLLTALATSARRSVTPADGGYLSRVELIRESEAARP; encoded by the coding sequence GTGGTGGACAACACCCCGCCCAACGGGGAGGGCGCTCAACTCATCGAGGTACGCACGGCCGCGGTACCGCATGTGGTGCCGACCCTCCGGACGATCGTCGCGGACATCGCGATGCGTCAGGACTTCGACCTGGACGCGGTCGAAGACCTCCGGATGGCGGTGGACGAGGCCTGCTCGATGCTGCTTCCCGCGGCCTCCGACGGCCACCTGACCTGCGTTTTCTCGTGGAAGAACGGACGGATCGAGGTGACCGTCTCGGTGCTTTCGGACTCCCCGGAACACGACGACGAGACCGGTCTGTCCTGGCAGCTGCTCACCGCGCTGGCGACGTCCGCGCGACGGAGTGTCACCCCGGCCGACGGCGGCTACCTGTCCAGGGTGGAGCTCATCCGGGAGAGCGAGGCGGCCCGGCCGTGA
- a CDS encoding WhiB family transcriptional regulator, which produces MADVSRLPNVVAEEWDWQLRGSCRGADSSLFFHTDNERGSARERRESRAKAICQACPVLAQCRKHALAVQEPYGIWGGLGEIERRELFLRERRAGRKALTAH; this is translated from the coding sequence ATGGCTGACGTGAGCCGGCTGCCGAACGTGGTGGCGGAAGAGTGGGATTGGCAGCTCCGTGGGTCGTGCCGAGGCGCCGACAGCAGCTTGTTCTTCCACACGGACAACGAGCGCGGTTCGGCCCGTGAGCGGCGCGAATCCCGCGCCAAGGCGATCTGCCAGGCCTGCCCCGTGCTGGCGCAGTGCCGCAAGCACGCGCTGGCCGTCCAGGAGCCGTACGGCATCTGGGGTGGTCTCGGCGAGATCGAGCGCCGCGAGCTCTTCCTCCGGGAACGCCGCGCGGGGCGCAAGGCCTTGACGGCGCATTGA
- a CDS encoding STAS domain-containing protein, which produces MPAADQNTTPPGFSITLDADASVPRVVVTGELDLLTSPQLQETLGALITDKPSGRVVADLTGVTFFDSSALNVVLQAQRQAAEKAVELEVVPSPQVSRVIELTGVAEHLSVSEEPPA; this is translated from the coding sequence ATGCCCGCAGCGGACCAGAACACCACGCCGCCCGGTTTCAGCATCACGCTGGACGCCGACGCTTCTGTACCGCGTGTGGTGGTCACCGGTGAGCTCGACCTGCTGACGAGCCCGCAGCTCCAGGAGACCCTCGGGGCACTGATCACGGACAAACCGTCCGGCCGGGTCGTCGCCGACCTCACCGGCGTGACCTTCTTCGACTCCTCGGCGCTGAACGTGGTGCTCCAGGCACAGCGCCAGGCCGCCGAGAAGGCCGTCGAGCTCGAAGTCGTGCCCAGCCCGCAGGTGAGCCGAGTGATCGAGCTCACCGGCGTTGCCGAGCACCTCAGCGTGTCGGAAGAGCCCCCCGCCTGA